The following proteins come from a genomic window of Pirellulales bacterium:
- a CDS encoding O-antigen ligase family protein: protein MATTAAIGRFASSTEHPRAALTPVSLAGPDERLIQGIWPRSLAVWMVAGYIALFIIRPWEMLMPALGAIRFERIYAVAMICAVLVDGFRLRLSSQVVTVLAFTAMMSICTANAWSLTAALPVYYTYLTLVVFFFVLLSVARTPYTLAFLVTCYLIAMGLYLSKAVWEYYVNDAHYFAMGVRRLIGIEYTFGGPNEVAGSIVLSMPMLLFVYSIRREFTASWPKFWRRWLTRCLAGYFFLAMWAMMLTNSRSGMVSFALFVGLVAMRGRGIATKVGYGLAALALIGVLWVVAPPQTKKRLETIWNPSAGPANAYESAMGRVNGLKLGILIFRRFPLLGVGPGNFIPYRIRHVDGGIWDPHNLLGQSLSEIGLLGTLAFAALVLVALGNAQRAIRLGPRCRDPRAVVPWRLALAARETLILLIFDGLFGHNLLRFTWLWAAGFALMALLQLRDMMRQERAAERLEVSTQLLLRVGA, encoded by the coding sequence TTGGCTACTACGGCGGCAATTGGTCGATTTGCAAGTTCGACGGAGCATCCGCGCGCAGCGCTGACGCCGGTGAGCTTGGCCGGCCCGGATGAGCGCTTGATTCAAGGAATCTGGCCGCGTTCGCTGGCCGTGTGGATGGTGGCCGGATACATCGCGCTATTCATCATTCGCCCTTGGGAAATGCTGATGCCCGCGTTGGGGGCCATTCGCTTCGAGCGCATTTACGCGGTGGCGATGATCTGCGCTGTGCTGGTGGATGGTTTTCGACTGCGACTGAGTTCGCAGGTTGTGACTGTGCTGGCGTTCACCGCGATGATGTCGATTTGCACGGCAAACGCTTGGAGCCTCACGGCCGCACTGCCGGTGTACTACACCTATTTGACCTTGGTGGTGTTCTTTTTTGTGCTGCTCTCGGTGGCGCGCACTCCGTACACCCTGGCGTTCTTGGTCACGTGCTATTTGATCGCCATGGGATTGTATTTGAGTAAGGCTGTATGGGAGTACTACGTCAACGACGCGCACTATTTCGCGATGGGTGTGCGACGACTGATTGGCATCGAGTATACCTTTGGCGGGCCAAACGAAGTGGCCGGCTCAATTGTGCTCTCCATGCCAATGCTGTTGTTCGTGTATTCGATTCGACGCGAATTCACAGCCAGTTGGCCCAAGTTTTGGCGCCGCTGGCTCACGCGCTGTTTAGCTGGCTACTTCTTCCTGGCGATGTGGGCGATGATGCTCACCAACAGTCGCTCGGGCATGGTGAGCTTCGCGCTATTCGTAGGACTGGTGGCGATGCGCGGCCGTGGCATAGCCACCAAAGTCGGCTATGGCTTGGCGGCATTGGCGTTGATTGGCGTGTTGTGGGTGGTTGCCCCGCCACAAACGAAGAAGCGGCTGGAGACGATCTGGAATCCTTCCGCCGGTCCCGCCAACGCCTATGAATCGGCGATGGGTCGGGTGAATGGACTGAAACTGGGCATCTTGATCTTCCGTCGTTTTCCGCTGTTGGGAGTGGGGCCAGGCAACTTCATCCCTTACCGCATTCGCCATGTGGACGGCGGGATTTGGGATCCGCACAACTTGCTGGGGCAATCGCTCAGCGAGATCGGCTTGCTGGGCACGTTAGCGTTCGCCGCACTGGTGCTAGTGGCGCTCGGCAACGCGCAGCGGGCCATTCGACTGGGGCCGCGCTGTCGCGACCCACGGGCGGTTGTGCCGTGGCGCTTGGCGCTGGCAGCGCGAGAGACATTGATCTTGCTGATCTTCGATGGCTTGTTTGGGCACAATTTGCTGCGCTTCACTTGGTTGTGGGCGGCCGGATTCGCGTTGATGGCGCTGCTGCAATTGCGCGACATGATGCGGCAAGAGCGGGCAGCGGAGCGCCTTGAAGTTTCGACGCAATTGTTGCTTAGGGTGGGAGCATGA
- a CDS encoding glycosyltransferase, whose protein sequence is MKPQDNKNPAPRVSVVIASYNYAHFVPLAIESALAQTMTDLEIIVVDDGSTDNTREAVAHFAAHPQVCLEHIAHVGHPQAKNHGVRLARGEYVAFLDADDIWQPTKLARQLELFAGRPEVGVVYTRRACIDVAGRALVVEETPLYRGRVVEPLVFDNFVCFSSAMARRSLLGAGGCFDETLNDPIDYDLWLRLALRCQFDYVEEPLVLYRVGHASMSRTNNRWREQVDRVMLRFFVEYGGSEAVAPAVVRRHKYTRWCAMGLAARGHAPRIALANYLRAIACRPWAPTAWYGLAALLVPERGRRWYRRLLGRPADWRQPQLARV, encoded by the coding sequence ATGAAACCGCAGGATAACAAGAATCCCGCGCCGCGCGTGAGTGTGGTGATCGCGAGCTACAACTATGCGCACTTTGTGCCGCTGGCGATCGAGTCGGCGCTAGCGCAAACGATGACCGATCTGGAGATCATCGTGGTCGACGATGGTTCGACCGACAATACGCGCGAGGCAGTGGCCCACTTTGCCGCACATCCGCAAGTGTGCTTGGAGCACATTGCGCACGTAGGGCATCCACAGGCGAAGAATCACGGCGTGCGCTTGGCGCGCGGCGAGTATGTGGCGTTTCTCGACGCCGATGACATTTGGCAGCCGACCAAGTTAGCGCGGCAACTGGAGCTGTTCGCCGGACGGCCGGAAGTTGGCGTGGTGTACACGCGCCGCGCTTGCATCGATGTGGCAGGGCGCGCGTTAGTGGTTGAGGAAACACCGCTCTACCGAGGTCGAGTGGTGGAACCTCTGGTGTTCGACAATTTCGTGTGCTTTTCGTCGGCCATGGCGCGGCGTTCGCTATTAGGCGCCGGTGGATGTTTCGACGAGACTCTAAATGATCCGATCGATTACGACTTATGGTTGCGATTGGCGTTGCGTTGCCAATTCGACTACGTCGAAGAACCGCTTGTGTTGTATCGCGTGGGACATGCCAGCATGTCGCGCACCAACAACCGTTGGCGCGAGCAGGTCGATCGGGTGATGCTGCGATTCTTTGTCGAGTACGGCGGCAGCGAGGCGGTGGCGCCGGCGGTTGTGCGGCGGCACAAGTACACGCGCTGGTGCGCAATGGGCCTGGCGGCTCGGGGCCACGCGCCGCGTATTGCGCTGGCCAATTATCTGCGCGCGATTGCGTGCCGTCCCTGGGCGCCGACTGCTTGGTATGGTTTGGCCGCCTTGCTGGTGCCCGAGCGGGGACGCCGCTGGTATCGGCGCTTGTTAGGCCGTCCGGCGGATTGGCGCCAACCGCAACTTGCGCGCGTTTAG
- a CDS encoding glycosyltransferase family 4 protein, which translates to MSARSMENPRLLCVARWPVGGIRTYLHYVYPALAADGYVFTFAGPPDERFRRFREELRNWPNVEFVELPCERTRDSVNLPLRRLLASGRFDLVHSQGATSAVQTAIANLGLRVPHVMTSHDVFRPDQFAGRLGRLKRRVMGELFRGIDLIIHVTNDARENLLEYLPRVVTGRARMATIGHGIDTNRFCYPPRRFAQTLREQMRIDQSTFLMGFLGRFMEQKGFLPLLSALELMPTQGWRLAAFGAGDMIREYQAETGRRRLANRVSFFDLATVPESVIPQLDLVVMPSLWEAAGLLAMETLCLGTPLVASDCPGLSEVLTDTPAVMVPAGDPTTLAAALRRAMTGELVTPTQRFAPEAGRRYCNQRSATALLMELNQLLGRRSRLEVVSNADGKASHIASTVASTAELSTTVGVL; encoded by the coding sequence GTGAGCGCTCGCTCGATGGAAAATCCGCGTTTGCTGTGTGTTGCGCGTTGGCCCGTGGGGGGGATTCGCACCTATTTGCATTACGTATATCCGGCGCTAGCTGCCGATGGATACGTGTTTACCTTTGCGGGCCCTCCGGACGAGCGTTTCCGACGATTCCGCGAAGAACTGCGAAATTGGCCGAATGTCGAGTTTGTGGAATTGCCATGCGAGCGGACACGCGACTCGGTGAACTTGCCGCTGCGCAGGCTCTTGGCCAGCGGTCGGTTCGACCTGGTGCATTCGCAAGGGGCCACCTCGGCTGTGCAGACGGCGATTGCAAACTTGGGTTTGCGCGTGCCGCACGTCATGACTTCGCACGATGTCTTTCGACCCGATCAGTTCGCAGGCCGCTTGGGCCGATTGAAGCGGCGCGTGATGGGAGAACTGTTTCGCGGCATCGACCTGATTATTCACGTTACCAACGACGCTCGCGAGAACCTCTTGGAGTACCTACCGCGGGTTGTAACCGGCCGCGCGCGGATGGCGACGATCGGCCATGGCATCGACACCAATCGATTTTGCTATCCGCCCCGGCGCTTCGCGCAAACATTGCGCGAGCAGATGCGGATCGATCAATCGACCTTTCTGATGGGGTTTCTTGGCCGCTTCATGGAGCAGAAGGGCTTTTTGCCGCTGCTTTCGGCGCTGGAGCTGATGCCGACACAAGGTTGGCGATTGGCCGCGTTCGGCGCCGGCGACATGATTCGCGAGTACCAGGCAGAAACGGGACGCCGCCGACTGGCGAACCGCGTCAGCTTTTTCGATCTGGCTACCGTGCCGGAAAGCGTGATTCCGCAACTCGATCTGGTCGTTATGCCGTCGCTGTGGGAGGCCGCGGGGCTGTTGGCCATGGAGACGTTGTGTCTGGGGACGCCACTGGTGGCCTCGGACTGTCCGGGATTGTCGGAGGTGCTGACGGATACTCCGGCGGTAATGGTCCCGGCAGGAGACCCGACAACGTTGGCAGCGGCGCTGCGCCGAGCCATGACCGGGGAACTGGTGACGCCGACTCAACGCTTCGCCCCCGAGGCCGGTCGGCGCTATTGCAACCAGCGCAGCGCGACAGCGCTGCTCATGGAATTGAATCAACTGTTAGGTCGGCGCAGCCGGCTGGAAGTCGTGAGCAATGCCGACGGCAAAGCGTCGCACATCGCAAGCACCGTGGCGTCGACCGCTGAATTGTCAACTACCGTGGGAGTTCTATGA